From Fusarium musae strain F31 chromosome 8, whole genome shotgun sequence:
CAGAACAAAACAGAGGCTGATGGAGAGCCAAGAGATTCCAAACCTGGAGGAAAAACTGGATCTTTATCTATCCTGCAGATACCCTGGGAAAGTTTGTTTGCTACAGACTTTCGGCTCGACGGCAGGTTTGTTTTATCTAGGCTTAAAGCGATTAGGTTCTGATGCCCGTCGGTCGCAATTTCACTCTGCGGGCGTGTTTGAGCGTTGGACGCTAAGAGAGCGGAGGGTTATTTATTGGTGgtgttttatatttaagtttattcaGAAACCAGGGGCATCCTGATTCCAAACGGAGTAGCCAATGGGAAAGGTTCCGGGGTCAAGTGCCGAAGATTCTGAGTCGACGTTGGCATGTCAtgaattaataattattggCTTAGAAGGGAAGGACGTTGGGTTTCAGTGCCGAAGCCACAGAAAGTTAATTCACACGGTTGGGACTGATTTCAACAGGCACTAGAGGCAAGGGAAGTCTATTAATACTCCGGTTGAGTTTTGTAATTAATTATGCCTCGTCATCCATTCTCGCATCTCGATGAACAAGTTCAATACTACTTATTACGTAGTGTGAGAGAGAAAGTGAAGCTGTGGATTTGAGTTTCGGTCGCGACGTGGGCTTGACTCCCCAGTGCCGATCACAGCAAACATTTACATCAAGGTAGATGAGATGGTAAGGTACAGTACAAAGCCGAGGGCGACGGATGAAACGGAGATTATCCGCTGTATGTTTCGTATTGCGCACCAATCGGCAGTCCAAACTGTGATTTATAATGTAGCCTGGCTGCATTTTCTCAAACTTGGGCACGCGCGATACGCGTATCAGCCTCATTTACGGCATCCCGGATGTTCCGTAGTCCGACGGCTTTGAAATCTTATTCTTATTGATTGCTACTTTTCGATGTGTTTTTTCGACGCGTCAAACGATGTGATAACCTCCTGCATGAAAAGCTTCACGCAGCTCGAGCCAAGTCCTCACTGTTCAGCCGGATGCTTTCCTCTAGAGAAGTGAAACCAGACTCACCCAGTGCCTGCAAAAGTTGTATACAGCGTGACCTCGGCTCTTCGATATCTGCTAGATAGCGCATGGCCTGAAAGTCTTTGACAAAAGTTCTGTCAGGGTTCTGCGCCCGTAGAATGGCTAGGATTTGGTCTAGATTCCATGTTTCTGCCCAAGGGAAGATCCTTTCCCCTTGTACGTCGGGCAATAGAGTGGCCGCGACGTGAAGTTTTGCGTCATCTTGTACATCGATAAAATATTCTGCCGAGAATTGTCAGTTCTGGTTCGATAGAGTGTAATTTGGGGCAACTTACGAGGTAACGCATTGGTCAGTGATTCCAGAGCCGTGCCGCTCCATAAAGTCCTGACGAAtcctgatgttgatgggtaGCCCTGATGCTTCCAATCCAGGCTTTTACCAAAGTTTGTGCTGGGAAGTACTGCAATCTGTCAGCGATACCCTTGAACAATTGTCACGGACTGCATACCTGTATTGACCACCAGATCCGAACGACGCGTCATATCATTGTGATAAAAGTCCCATACGGCTCGCTCCGCCTCAACCTTGCTAGCGGCATACGCAACATACCATTCAGGTGCCGAGGCTGAGTTCTGTAGTAGTGAAAGTGCCTTGTCGTTCCAGGTATTCGAATCCACTATGGCCGGGATTCCTGCCTCGGGAAAGACTGCTGCGGTTGAAGAGCTGGTGTATACGAAGCGCTTTACGCTTGGTTCACTGTTGGCTGCTTTTAGAGCGTTGAGGGCGCTAGCGATGGCATCAGGGATCATTGTACCGGTGCCGGAGTCGAGGC
This genomic window contains:
- a CDS encoding hypothetical protein (EggNog:ENOG41) — its product is MSPIHTTSFTIPKGSTVLVTGVNGFIGSHVANEFLQRGYEVRGTVRDTTKAAWIKDLLHQQYGKDTFTLWPVADLTSPHAFDKVIKGVAAVVHVASPLGLDSGTGTMIPDAIASALNALKAANSEPSVKRFVYTSSSTAAVFPEAGIPAIVDSNTWNDKALSLLQNSASAPEWYVAYAASKVEAERAVWDFYHNDMTRRSDLVVNTVLPSTNFGKSLDWKHQGYPSTSGFVRTLWSGTALESLTNALPQYFIDVQDDAKLHVAATLLPDVQGERIFPWAETWNLDQILAILRAQNPDRTFVKDFQAMRYLADIEEPRSRCIQLLQALGESGFTSLEESIRLNSEDLARAA